A genomic window from Triticum urartu cultivar G1812 chromosome 7, Tu2.1, whole genome shotgun sequence includes:
- the LOC125524708 gene encoding obtusifoliol 14-alpha demethylase-like, with amino-acid sequence MGNLILLIANRCLLGKQFRENMFEEVSTLAHDIFDNGFHLISLFFPYLPIPPHHRRDKARAKLGEMIHEVVRSRRSSGQAENDVLQKFVDSKYINGRSMTENEIAGLLICMMFAAQHTSSATSTWTGACLLSHEESYLAAAIEEQKRIMERHGEHIDYTILQEMGTLHCCIKEALRLHSRAILLIRHASKSFSVQTREGNRIDIPQGHTLATCTTVSSKLPYIYKDPDVYDPSRFGPGREEDKVGGKFSYTPFSAGRHFCLGEDFAYTQIKVIWSHLLRNFELELISPFPKEEWDKFIPGPKGKVMVSYKRRRIM; translated from the coding sequence ATGGGGAACCTGATCTTGCTGATCGCAAATCGATGCTTGCTTGGAAAACAGTTCCGAGAGAATATGTTTGAAGAAGTATCCACACTCGCCCATGATATTTTTGATAATGGCTTCCACTTGATCAGCCTCTTCTTCCCATATCTCCCTATCCCACCACACCATCGTCGTGACAAAGCTCGTGCTAAGCTGGGAGAGATGATCCATGAGGTCGTGAGATCACGTAGGAGTTCAGGCCAGGCTGAGAATGATGTGCTACAGAAATTTGTAGACTCCAAATACATCAATGGCCGCTCCATGACTGAGAATGAGATCGCGGGGCTGCTCATTTGTATGATGTTTGCAGCACAACACACGAGCTCCGCCACCAGTACCTGGACAGGAGCTTGTCTGCTCAGTCATGAAGAAAGCTACTTGGCTGCTGCTATCGAAGAGCAGAAACGGATCATGGAACGTCATGGGGAACATATAGACTACACCATCTTGCAAGAGATGGGAACCTTGCATTGCTGCATCAAAGAGGCACTGAGGTTGCACTCTCGAGCAATTCTGCTGATCCGCCATGCAAGCAAGAGCTTCAGTGTGCAAACAAGAGAAGGCAATAGAATTGATATCCCTCAAGGACATACCTTAGCAACCTGCACTACAGTTAGCAGCAAGCTACCATACATCTATAAGGATCCGGATGTATATGATCCAAGTAGGTTTGGTCCAGGGAGAGAGGAAGACAAAGTTGGTGGCAAGTTCTCTTATACACCATTTAGCGCTGGGAGGCACTTCTGCTTGGGAGAGGATTTTGCTTACACGCAAATTAAGGTGATATGGAGCCATTTGCTGAGGAACTTTGAGCTCGAATTGATCTCCCCTTTCCCGAAGGAGGAATGGGACAAATTCATTCCAGGGCCTAAAGGTAAAGTGATGGTTAGTTACAAGAGACGAAGAATCATGTGA